CGTGCCAAAGTCTCATCTCGAAGAGTTAAAGAGCTGTAAACAGCTTCAGTTGGGTATGTACAGGGGCAGCTAGGCAACTCTGTGAGGACTCTGTGCAAATAGCTGCTCAGGAATTCACTTTTGCAACTCAGCCACCGATCACAGCTGTCTATTTGTCCTGTGGAAATAAAGAAGGCAGTGAACAAGGGAAAGAGGAGACCAATTTGAGGGAGATGCTTAAGAAAAGGCATAAGAACTATTTAGAGAGATTAGCTTATATACACTACTTTCATTTAGCTGGAGTACATGGTTGTACTATTCAGTCTATCCTACCTAACAACCATGTAACCATTAATATTAAAGCTGTATTTCAGCACTGTGCCAATTATCTGACAGTGTTCTCAAATGTTTGCGCAAATGAAATCTCAAACATTTTGTGTTCCAAGTGACATAGTAGGGGTTGCCCAAATATAGTATTAGGAAACACATCTAGACAAAGGAAAAGGCACTACCGATGAAAGCATTGGGTGCAGAGTCTCTGTATACACAATACATGAAAATGCATACTGGTGGAAGTGAATTCCTTTGGAATCTGCACAACTCTGAATTGTATATTTCTGGAATTTGCATTGTTCACTTTATGTTTATAATGCTTTTAAAAAGGGAAAGTGGGTTATTAGGAATGTatggtttatatatttatcattacatATATGGTTGGAGCCCATTAATGATGAGTACATTTCCTGGCACCATTTGCTCAACATTTATACAGGTGTATTATCCCTCAGCTCATTCATTCTTACCTGATTCGGGCACAGGGGTCCCACTTTCTGTAGGAGTTACCCAGCCTTTAGTGGTATTCTCTGGAATGTGCTcatctactttaaaaaaaaaaaaaaaaaaaaaaattatttaaccatCTCATTTATGGTAATATAGTGGGCAGTAAATCTCTCAGTGTACTGGATGTTGAGCATGGTTTTATAGCTGAATCATTACATTATGCAAAGCctccttttataaatatgtaactCAAACAATCCTTTAGACAAGGTCCTCTATAAGGCCACTGACAtacaaggagattagtcaccctgctCCTCTAGCGCAATGCTTTCCCACcaacaataatgtaaattgctggtgctTCAACTTTCTGAACTTGCTCAAAAATGAGTGAGGCAGTGTCAGAAAGTCGAAGCAACTCATGTTTTCCCACCTGCGATTTACACTATTGTTGGCGGgcaagcatttggaggagattagttgcctacaCTAGCAGTAATTAATTGTGGGGTGACAAATCCTTGTGTGGCAGGGCCCTAAGATTGATGACTGAATGACAGCATCCTTTGCTCAAAATCCTTCCTTTCAGGTAAACAGAAACAAGGTTCTTCTTGTTTTTAGTTATGATAGACTTGGTTCTCACCTGTACAAGGGGTGTGTTCACAGATTCTGGACTCAGTGGCAGAGCAAGAATAGCCACAGGAACGTGTCCGTTTCTGATGGGCAGTGCCACAGGTAGCACTGCAGGGAGTCCAGGTGCTCCATTCATCTTCCTCATAATCTAAGATGCAAATAATTTAGTATAGGAACAGCAAAGATACAACTTACCCATAATGAAAATGTGTGCATCAGCATTTGCatggtggaaaaaaaatatatatattttttttgattgGGCAAAATGCTTGTAAGGGGGCTGTAAAACCTATGGTTTCGGTTCTATGTATTGCTAAAAACAGCAAACCGCATATAGTAACAAACCCAATAATTCTTAAGCACTCATTTACTAATGTATGCATTCTCCAAAATGAGTTGAGTTACAGAACTTGAGCATAAGTGCACCTACAAATCACAAAGTTTTGCAGGTAGATGTATATGGAATTCTCAACCACACTCCCTGGATGTCTTGGCTGGACAGCACTATGTAGCATTTATAAAGTAGAAACAGGAACTGCATTCACATATAACATTCCAGCAGTAAATTCAACATTTTGGGGGAATAAATTGTACATTCAAACTAATGGAAATTTAAAAGCACAAACCTCACCCTTTCTCAGAGTCCCTTCATCATGTCCAAGTGTAACCTAATCATTTGTTAATCAATCTGTGCAATTCTAGTTTTCAAAATTCCACATCTCTTTGGTATATTCAATTTCTGACCAGTCTTAGTGAAACATACTTTTTGTACAAAGTCAATATATCCCAGTGAatactaatttaaataaaaatgtaataagattTGAACTTTATTTCCCATAATCCCCTTCAAAGGCAAAGTGGTTAAACCGACTTCCCAACACACAGCGCAAACAGCATGTTGAAGGACTAGCAGTTTCAAAATATGCTTATTAAATTGTCTAGAATGCCAGGAAGTATGTTGCCCAATGTGTGGTTTTTAATGAATGGCATGCGTAGATAAGGGGATGACTAAAGTTCTTTGAAGCTGAATAACAGCATACCTTCTTTGTTTTAACCTACATTTGGAATGCTCCCAAAAGCATCTAGAGCAGAGATCCCccaccagtagcttgtgagcaacatgttgctctccaaccccttggatattgctcccagtggcctcaaagcagttcatttttgaatttgagtcAAGTTTTgggtgtataaaaaccaggtgcactgccaaacagagactcaatgtaggttgaaaatccacataggggctaccaaatggctaataacagcacttatttggcaccccaagaacatttttcatgctagtgttgctccccaactccttttacttctgattgttcatcacgggttcaaaaggttggggatccctgatctagagatTAAATGCTATAGTTTCTTATTGCAGAGGTACCATTTATAATGACTTATTCATCCACTGTGTCATTTTGCTGTTGAATAGAGAAACATAACTGGCTGCTTTCTGTATCTGTTTTATACTAAAAGTGTCACAATACATTAATAGTAATTGAGAAATCACTGTAATCCATACCATATTGATATTTCTCTTCAGAAACCCAGGTTTTGTCAGTTTGATGAAGGGATTTACGGTCTCCTTCTCCTCCACTCAGGACATTGTCCTCCCAGTCATACTGTGACGAGTAATCTTCTATCTCGGGTGCCGGTGTACCAGTTGTCAAGCCCTCCTCCTGCGAGAGATCACTGTACTCCCAGAACAGAGGCCAAAAAAGCTGTTCGTGTTGAGATACCCAGTCTGAATCAGACCAATCTGTGCGGGAATCTGATAGATCCAGCTCAAATTCTGTTTGGGAGTCTGGATCCACTTCAATTGTGACCTAAAAGCATGGAACAGAGGTGTAAGATAAGGATCACAGAAAAAAAGGCAGACTGGAACAGCGTTATCTCATAATATATTGACAAATAGCATATAAAGAGAggacaaagacaaatgaaaacacaaaacaaggaactaggAACCAATACAGATGtgagatctgctatccggaatcCCACTATATAGAAGGCTCCGAAGTATGTAACGGCCATctgccataaactccatttttattcaaataatccaaattttaaaaagttatttcctctttctcagtagtaataaaactgtgcttgtacttgatcccaacaaacatataatgaatccttattggctttatttagggagttatttatcaaaggtcaattttgtgagatttgtgaggtttttctacATCAAATAAACCCGCAAATGgaatgtttccttatttatgaaaaaatcagaatgtaaaatCTGGGGGAAAACTCGAGTACCTTGAAAATATtgagttataggctaaaaaaaaaaaccttgaataccttgaatttagcgagttttcgagtgcaaaccaccttgaaaaaaacaaaaatcagaaagGCAaaaagcatcttcaaatggttcatggtacctctgccattgacttctacttgattTCGGCAAGTTTTaattggagtattttcagatttgagtttttagcagatttgggcttttagcagcttctggcacaataaatctcgaaaaattcaagtttctttttaccccgaaaaattggagttttttagtaaaactaccctcgaaaaaactgaattttccaggaaaattacttggcctttaataaataacctccttaatgtttacgtgattttctagtacacttaaaggagaaggaaacccccagggcgctaaacccctcccccctcccctgtgctgcccccctccctcctcccccctggcctacctgtccccctgggcaaatgcccctaactttttactcacccctctgcgcaggtcctgtccacggagttcgcagtcgccatcttctcccacgcgcgtcttcttcctgctctgactggcgtcttctggcgcatgcgcagtaggaacaggtaccggtacggctctactgcgcatgcgccgaatgtcacgaagttttccgatttcacttcgtgacattcggcgcatgcgcagtagagccgtaccggtacctgttcctactgcgcatgcgccagaagacgccgacgtgggagaagatggcgactgcgaactccgtggacaggacctgcgcagaggggtgagtaaaaagttaggggcatttgcccagggggacaggtaggccaggggggaggagggagggggggcagcacaggggagggggggaggggtttagcgccctgggggtttccttctcctttaaggaatgatccagattacaaaaagaacccttatccagaaaacccctggtcccgagcattctggataacaggtccttttaTGGTTGATTGAAGTATTTATCCTAAAGAtgatgagcagtaacccatagcaaccaataagatgtttgcttctgaacaggtgaccagtaaaagctacctgctgattggttgctatgggtaactattcctggacaaacttagtgccttttattacataaccccctttactttttaggtgttactgttcctttaatggtaaAAAGAAATTTGAGAAATTATAACCTGAATATTTGGGTTTTCCAAGCTCAGGTTGGCTTCTGCTAAGCCATGCAAGTCCATAATTAGTGAGGATGCCTCTCTTGTAGGGA
The sequence above is a segment of the Xenopus laevis strain J_2021 chromosome 8L, Xenopus_laevis_v10.1, whole genome shotgun sequence genome. Coding sequences within it:
- the ism2.L gene encoding isthmin-2 isoform X2; the protein is MPGLPALLLFCSLELVGTAPALNSRPAAVNVETDQLTYLREDTSASPQVTNHWENLAPSQSSKYKRSTLGVKGESFPFQSSFPTREASSLIMDLHGLAEANLSLENPNIQVTIEVDPDSQTEFELDLSDSRTDWSDSDWVSQHEQLFWPLFWEYSDLSQEEGLTTGTPAPEIEDYSSQYDWEDNVLSGGEGDRKSLHQTDKTWVSEEKYQYDYEEDEWSTWTPCSATCGTAHQKRTRSCGYSCSATESRICEHTPCTDEHIPENTTKGWVTPTESGTPVPESGQIDSCDRWLSCKSEFLSSYLHRVLTELPSCPCTYPTEAVYSSLTLRDETLARSFRWRDASGGRERLDIYTPGARFCLRSLLSRESSSLGAQHCCYDQSLKLMTRGRAAGIPNLISADFSPELHYKADVLPWILCKGDWSRIHAIRPPNNGRGCLENPSEEEYLLQLQEAREY
- the ism2.L gene encoding isthmin-2 isoform X1, which translates into the protein MPGLPALLLFCSLELVGTAPALNSRPAAVNVETDQLTYLREDTSASPQVTNHWENLAPSQSSKYKRSTLGVKGESFPFQSSFPTREASSLIMDLHGLAEANLSLENPNIQVTIEVDPDSQTEFELDLSDSRTDWSDSDWVSQHEQLFWPLFWEYSDLSQEEGLTTGTPAPEIEDYSSQYDWEDNVLSGGEGDRKSLHQTDKTWVSEEKYQYDYEEDEWSTWTPCSATCGTAHQKRTRSCGYSCSATESRICEHTPCTVDEHIPENTTKGWVTPTESGTPVPESGQIDSCDRWLSCKSEFLSSYLHRVLTELPSCPCTYPTEAVYSSLTLRDETLARSFRWRDASGGRERLDIYTPGARFCLRSLLSRESSSLGAQHCCYDQSLKLMTRGRAAGIPNLISADFSPELHYKADVLPWILCKGDWSRIHAIRPPNNGRGCLENPSEEEYLLQLQEAREY